The Pirellulales bacterium genome includes a window with the following:
- a CDS encoding CAP domain-containing protein, giving the protein MLFESLLLVAAIGFCDGPQADVSEAPKAETAKPVEAVPLFPAENEIVQWTNAQRKRHGLPPLVVDASLEKTARNHTFWMASVQSLQHAQGAWAENIAQGQISAQHAVSSWMNSSGHRANILNRRHRRIGVAGFVGRNGQVYWCQQFKE; this is encoded by the coding sequence ATGCTGTTTGAGTCGCTACTTTTAGTTGCCGCGATCGGCTTTTGTGACGGGCCGCAGGCGGACGTATCGGAGGCACCGAAGGCGGAGACGGCGAAGCCCGTTGAGGCCGTGCCCCTTTTCCCGGCGGAAAATGAAATCGTCCAATGGACGAACGCTCAGCGAAAGCGGCACGGCCTGCCGCCGCTGGTGGTCGATGCGTCGCTGGAGAAGACCGCCCGGAACCACACCTTTTGGATGGCCTCTGTGCAAAGCTTGCAGCACGCGCAGGGAGCGTGGGCCGAAAACATTGCTCAGGGGCAGATTTCTGCCCAGCATGCGGTAAGCTCTTGGATGAACTCGTCGGGTCACCGGGCGAACATTTTGAACCGCCGGCACCGCCGCATCGGCGTGGCCGGCTTTGTGGGCCGCAACGGCCAGGTCTACTGGTGCCAGCAGTTTAAGGAGTAA
- the fae gene encoding formaldehyde-activating enzyme has translation MSMFIGEALAGDGNEIAHIDLLIGSKDGPVGNAFANALARQSEGHSNLLAVLTPNLAVKPATVLITKVTIKGMKQAVQMFGPAQSGVAKAVADSVAAGVIRKDQAEDLVIVCGVFIHPAAEDDKKIHDYNYEATKMAIANAMKSKPSVEEMIAGKDSAKHPFRGF, from the coding sequence ATGTCGATGTTTATCGGTGAGGCTCTGGCGGGCGACGGCAACGAAATTGCTCATATCGACCTGTTGATCGGCAGCAAAGACGGGCCTGTCGGCAACGCCTTTGCCAATGCGCTGGCGCGGCAGAGCGAAGGCCACTCGAACCTGCTGGCGGTGTTAACCCCCAACTTGGCGGTCAAGCCGGCGACGGTGCTCATCACCAAGGTGACGATCAAGGGCATGAAGCAGGCCGTGCAGATGTTCGGCCCGGCCCAGTCGGGAGTGGCCAAGGCGGTGGCCGATTCGGTGGCCGCCGGCGTCATTCGCAAAGACCAGGCGGAAGATTTGGTGATCGTCTGCGGAGTGTTCATCCACCCGGCAGCCGAGGACGACAAGAAAATCCACGACTACAACTATGAAGCGACGAAAATGGCGATCGCCAACGCGATGAAGAGCAAGCCGAGCGTCGAAGAAATGATCGCCGGCAAGGACAGCGCCAAGCATCCGTTCCGCGGGTTCTAG
- a CDS encoding cyclic nucleotide-binding domain-containing protein has product MPTPPLAETLAGVPLFAGFNPDDLDSLLKSFEEVSYPADGIVFRAGEQDPALYLIISGAVEIVLDVPGGQEAVIATLEPKNVFGESSFFHPAPHSATARCPRASTLMRLSRREYERLLDAGSLAAFRLATAAAEILAARLQATDKWTADLLSEENQQLAATWRRFREQIGVSFDFPHGFVHPY; this is encoded by the coding sequence ATGCCCACACCACCCCTCGCTGAAACCCTTGCCGGCGTTCCGCTGTTTGCCGGTTTCAACCCGGACGATCTCGACAGCTTGTTGAAGAGCTTCGAAGAAGTCTCGTACCCGGCCGACGGTATCGTGTTTCGCGCCGGCGAGCAGGATCCGGCGCTCTATCTGATCATCAGCGGCGCGGTCGAAATCGTACTCGACGTGCCGGGCGGCCAGGAAGCGGTGATCGCGACGCTTGAACCGAAAAACGTCTTCGGCGAGAGCAGCTTCTTTCATCCCGCCCCGCACAGTGCCACGGCCCGCTGTCCGCGGGCGAGCACGCTCATGCGGCTGTCGCGCCGCGAATACGAGCGCTTGCTCGATGCCGGATCGTTGGCGGCCTTTCGTTTGGCGACGGCGGCGGCGGAGATTCTGGCGGCCCGGCTGCAAGCCACCGACAAATGGACCGCGGATCTGCTGAGCGAAGAAAACCAGCAACTCGCGGCGACCTGGCGCCGGTTTCGAGAGCAGATCGGCGTCTCGTTCGATTTTCCGCATGGGTTCGTGCATCCGTACTAA
- a CDS encoding DUF4404 family protein translates to MPDDLPKLRATLVELRRELEAAGSLDADSLAMMRQVMADLEQAIARSEEAGRPLDAQSAQRGSVVRRLGDAARGFESTHPMLSGAIGSVIDALAQMGI, encoded by the coding sequence ATGCCCGACGACTTGCCGAAATTGCGTGCCACGCTGGTGGAACTGCGCCGCGAACTTGAAGCGGCGGGCAGCCTCGACGCCGATTCACTGGCTATGATGCGGCAGGTGATGGCCGATCTCGAGCAAGCCATCGCGCGCAGCGAGGAGGCCGGGCGGCCGTTGGATGCCCAATCGGCGCAGCGCGGCTCCGTCGTGCGACGGCTGGGCGACGCCGCCCGCGGCTTCGAATCGACGCACCCCATGCTCTCCGGCGCCATCGGCAGCGTCATCGACGCCCTGGCCCAGATGGGAATCTAG
- a CDS encoding methylene-tetrahydromethanopterin dehydrogenase N-terminal domain-containing protein, whose protein sequence is MSKPKILLQLDTDEQPSVFDSVVAIDAGADHLLRQHAITSENVRDRVHGAIFTRGPGDLHHTAIFIGGSNVAAAEAVLAEVRRAFFGPMKVSVMLDPSGANTTAAAAVAAAGKHLTLCGATAVVLAATGPVGQRAVRLLALEGAAVRVVSRRLERAQAVCDAVAARYPAAKIVPARASSEEETITALTDASLVIATGAAGVELASSEARHRAGSLKVAIDLNAVPPAGLGGVEVTDRGVERERVICYGAVGVGGLKMKIHKRAIQRLFETNDQLLDAEELYGIATGMRDEG, encoded by the coding sequence ATGAGCAAGCCGAAGATCCTGTTGCAGCTCGACACCGACGAGCAGCCGAGCGTGTTTGACAGCGTGGTGGCGATCGACGCCGGCGCCGATCACCTGCTGCGCCAGCATGCCATTACCTCCGAGAACGTGCGCGACCGCGTCCACGGGGCCATCTTCACCCGCGGACCGGGCGACTTGCACCACACGGCGATTTTTATCGGGGGCTCGAATGTCGCCGCCGCCGAAGCGGTGTTGGCCGAAGTTCGCCGCGCCTTTTTCGGACCGATGAAGGTCTCGGTGATGCTCGATCCCTCGGGCGCCAACACCACCGCCGCGGCGGCGGTGGCGGCGGCGGGCAAGCACCTCACGCTTTGCGGCGCCACCGCGGTCGTGCTGGCCGCCACGGGACCGGTGGGCCAACGCGCCGTGCGCCTGTTGGCCCTGGAAGGCGCGGCCGTGCGCGTCGTTTCGCGTCGCCTCGAACGGGCTCAGGCCGTTTGCGACGCCGTTGCCGCACGGTATCCGGCGGCGAAGATCGTCCCCGCACGGGCCAGTTCTGAGGAAGAAACGATCACGGCTCTGACAGACGCCTCGCTGGTGATTGCGACGGGCGCGGCCGGTGTGGAGTTGGCGTCGAGCGAGGCACGGCACAGGGCGGGCAGCTTGAAGGTGGCGATCGATCTCAACGCGGTGCCGCCCGCCGGGTTGGGCGGCGTGGAAGTCACGGACCGCGGCGTCGAACGCGAGCGAGTGATCTGCTACGGAGCGGTCGGAGTGGGCGGCCTCAAAATGAAGATTCACAAGCGGGCGATTCAGCGTCTGTTCGAAACGAACGACCAGTTGCTCGACGCCGAAGAGCTTTACGGCATTGCGACAGGGATGAGGGATGAGGGATAG
- a CDS encoding aldolase/citrate lyase family protein — MKTNPVKRLLREGKPTFGTWLSLGDLYATRVLARSGFDWLTLDMEHSPIDWSQAATVFAAIADAGCVPLARVPKGNHDYIKRVLDGGAWGIVVPMVDTVEQAQIAVRAAKYPPVGNRSLGGGMHAMNFDTSSGEYFRKANDEILVVLQTESPTGVRNAEAIYSLPGVDAIFVGPVDLRANMRSADGREAGDAELEEMLARVVAAGKKVGTPTGMHTMDPKAALARAEQGMQFIAIGSELRFMTQRALEVIRAVRPELGDKDLARY, encoded by the coding sequence ATGAAAACCAACCCCGTCAAACGCCTGCTGCGCGAAGGGAAGCCGACGTTCGGCACCTGGCTGTCGCTGGGCGACCTGTATGCCACTCGCGTGCTGGCCCGCAGCGGCTTCGACTGGCTGACGCTCGATATGGAGCACTCGCCGATCGACTGGTCGCAGGCGGCCACGGTTTTTGCCGCCATCGCCGACGCCGGCTGCGTGCCGCTGGCCCGCGTGCCCAAGGGGAACCACGACTACATCAAGCGCGTGCTCGACGGCGGCGCCTGGGGCATCGTGGTGCCGATGGTCGACACGGTCGAGCAGGCCCAGATCGCGGTCCGCGCCGCCAAGTATCCGCCGGTCGGCAATCGCAGCCTCGGCGGCGGCATGCACGCCATGAACTTCGACACTTCGTCGGGCGAATACTTCCGCAAAGCCAACGACGAGATCCTGGTGGTGTTGCAGACCGAAAGCCCCACCGGCGTGCGCAACGCCGAAGCGATCTACAGCCTGCCGGGCGTCGATGCCATCTTCGTCGGCCCCGTCGATCTGCGGGCCAACATGCGGTCGGCCGACGGACGCGAGGCCGGCGACGCCGAACTGGAAGAGATGCTGGCCCGTGTGGTGGCGGCTGGCAAAAAGGTCGGCACGCCGACCGGCATGCATACCATGGATCCCAAAGCGGCTCTGGCCCGCGCCGAGCAAGGGATGCAGTTCATCGCCATCGGCAGCGAATTGCGGTTCATGACGCAGCGTGCCCTGGAGGTGATTCGCGCGGTGCGGCCGGAGCTGGGCGACAAAGACCTGGCGCGATATTGA
- a CDS encoding molybdopterin-dependent oxidoreductase, which yields MPDAPPLPPGQQLAAPGKWPLVGERSPAQHDGDWTVTVSGCVATPRVYDLAALRRLRWHRRPVDIHCVTRWSKLAVDFAGVELADLLAAAEPTSLARFVSFVARSDRGHSTSLVLSDALDLGAFVALEVENRPLPVEHGGPVRLVVPGRYFYKSLKWLQRIELLAADRLGYWEGEAGYHNVADPWREERYIAADVSRHEMRRLLAARSFAGLNLLSLQARGHDLTGLDARGAVLRNADFRECVLARASFDGANLANAHFAGAELRGATFAAADLEGADFSAADLNGADLRGASLFGATFTVAGEPRAARLDIGTRIDEASLAQLAPPQADFVRRARHTC from the coding sequence ATGCCCGACGCTCCTCCGCTACCTCCCGGTCAACAACTCGCCGCGCCCGGCAAATGGCCTCTGGTGGGCGAGCGTAGTCCCGCGCAGCACGACGGCGACTGGACCGTCACCGTCAGCGGCTGCGTCGCCACGCCCCGCGTTTACGACCTTGCGGCGTTGCGGCGGCTGCGCTGGCATCGGCGGCCGGTCGATATTCATTGCGTGACGCGGTGGTCGAAACTGGCGGTCGATTTTGCCGGCGTCGAACTGGCCGACCTGCTGGCCGCGGCCGAGCCGACCTCGCTGGCCCGCTTCGTCTCGTTTGTCGCCCGCAGCGATCGCGGCCACTCGACTTCACTGGTGCTGAGCGATGCGCTGGATTTGGGGGCGTTCGTGGCATTGGAGGTCGAAAACCGTCCCTTGCCGGTGGAGCATGGCGGGCCGGTGCGGCTGGTGGTTCCGGGCCGTTATTTCTACAAAAGCCTCAAATGGCTCCAGCGGATCGAGCTACTGGCCGCCGACCGCTTGGGCTACTGGGAAGGCGAAGCGGGCTACCACAACGTGGCCGACCCGTGGCGAGAAGAGCGTTACATCGCGGCCGACGTCAGCCGGCACGAGATGCGGCGCCTGCTGGCCGCTCGCAGCTTCGCGGGGCTGAACCTGCTCAGCCTGCAGGCGCGTGGCCACGACTTGACCGGCCTTGACGCGCGGGGCGCGGTGTTGCGCAACGCCGACTTCCGCGAGTGCGTGCTGGCACGGGCCAGTTTCGACGGCGCCAATCTGGCGAACGCCCATTTTGCCGGCGCAGAGCTGCGCGGCGCGACGTTCGCGGCCGCCGACCTGGAAGGCGCCGACTTCAGTGCCGCCGACCTGAACGGCGCCGACCTTCGGGGAGCGTCGTTATTTGGTGCGACGTTCACGGTTGCCGGCGAGCCCCGCGCGGCCCGGCTCGATATCGGCACGCGCATCGACGAGGCATCGCTCGCACAGCTTGCTCCGCCCCAGGCCGACTTCGTGCGACGAGCTCGCCACACCTGCTGA
- a CDS encoding Rieske (2Fe-2S) protein codes for MAEFVTITKAGSIPEGQGATFVVNGRLVAVFYEKGQYHAIDDLCPHMGASLGAGEVCDGVVTCPWHAWRFSVCDGTWRDNPKLKIEHFEVRVVGDEVQVYVPEKKAAAG; via the coding sequence ATGGCCGAGTTCGTTACCATTACGAAAGCCGGCTCGATTCCCGAGGGGCAGGGCGCGACGTTCGTGGTCAACGGCCGGCTGGTGGCGGTGTTCTATGAGAAGGGGCAATATCACGCCATCGACGACCTTTGTCCGCACATGGGGGCGTCGCTGGGCGCGGGCGAGGTCTGCGACGGCGTGGTTACTTGCCCGTGGCACGCTTGGCGATTCAGCGTCTGCGACGGCACCTGGCGCGACAACCCGAAGCTCAAGATCGAGCACTTCGAGGTGCGGGTCGTGGGCGACGAGGTGCAAGTCTACGTGCCAGAGAAGAAGGCGGCGGCGGGGTAG
- a CDS encoding amidohydrolase family protein, with the protein MFSLLASVAGAQEAPLDGREGRELLLDRFRPRSQLKVEPHPLTRAKFPAVDVHVHPRIRLRHSPEELDDFVRLMDRQNIAVCVSLDGGMGEAFDEHSKYLWTKYRPRFVIFANIDWQGDGKSGEPATWDCQRPDFGRRMAKELARLKAAGISGLKVFKDFGLKYHNADGSLIKIDDPRWDPIWRACGELGLPVIMHTADPGAFFEPLDETNERWEELHRHPDWSFFGPQWPSRAELHAARNRVIARHRQTTFIGAHLANDGEDLAQAGRWLDEHPNLVLEIASRINELGRQPYTARDFFLKYADRILFGTDGPRSPDRLVLYWRFLETRDEYFPYAETPFPPQGFWRIYGLHLPDDVLKKIYSENAARIIPGVKERLAKRAGE; encoded by the coding sequence GTGTTTAGCCTGCTGGCCAGTGTGGCTGGTGCGCAAGAGGCGCCGCTCGATGGCCGCGAGGGGCGAGAGCTGCTCTTGGATCGCTTCCGCCCGCGGTCGCAATTGAAGGTCGAGCCGCATCCGTTGACGCGGGCCAAATTTCCGGCCGTCGACGTTCACGTACACCCGCGGATTCGCCTGCGGCACTCGCCCGAAGAACTGGACGACTTCGTGCGCCTCATGGACCGTCAGAACATCGCCGTGTGCGTCAGCCTCGACGGCGGCATGGGCGAGGCGTTCGACGAACACTCCAAGTATCTCTGGACCAAGTACCGCCCGCGGTTCGTGATCTTCGCCAACATCGATTGGCAGGGCGACGGCAAGTCCGGCGAGCCGGCCACCTGGGACTGCCAGCGGCCCGACTTCGGAAGGCGGATGGCCAAAGAGCTCGCGCGGCTCAAAGCGGCGGGCATCAGCGGGCTGAAAGTCTTCAAGGATTTTGGCCTCAAGTATCACAACGCCGATGGCTCGCTCATCAAGATCGACGACCCGCGCTGGGATCCGATCTGGCGGGCATGCGGCGAGTTGGGACTGCCGGTGATCATGCACACCGCCGATCCGGGCGCGTTCTTCGAGCCGCTCGACGAGACCAACGAGCGCTGGGAAGAGTTGCACCGCCATCCCGACTGGAGCTTTTTCGGGCCGCAATGGCCGTCGCGTGCGGAGTTGCACGCGGCGCGAAACCGCGTGATTGCCCGGCATCGGCAGACCACGTTTATCGGCGCCCACCTGGCCAACGACGGCGAAGACCTGGCCCAGGCGGGCCGCTGGCTCGACGAGCACCCGAACCTGGTGCTGGAGATCGCCTCGCGGATCAACGAGCTAGGCCGTCAGCCCTACACGGCCCGCGACTTTTTCCTGAAATATGCCGACCGCATTCTCTTCGGCACCGACGGTCCTCGCTCGCCCGACCGGTTGGTGCTTTATTGGCGGTTTCTGGAGACGCGCGACGAATACTTCCCGTATGCCGAGACGCCGTTTCCGCCGCAGGGCTTTTGGCGAATCTACGGCCTGCACTTGCCCGACGACGTGCTGAAGAAGATTTATTCCGAAAACGCCGCACGAATTATTCCCGGCGTAAAGGAGCGGTTGGCGAAGCGAGCCGGGGAATAA